TTTGCGTGAGTGTCTGATGTTGCAACTGGAGCGGGATCACCGGCAGAACTCGGACGAATACGAGATCATCAAAGATTACATGGAAGCGCTGAGCAAACGGCGCATTCCGGAGATCGCCCGCGGGCTGGGCATCTCGAATGAAGAAGCGCAGGATGCGGTGAACAACATCGCCCTGCTGGAGCCGAATCCGGGCCGTTCCTTCCAGACAGACAATCATCAATACATCGTGCCTGAAGTGTTCGTGCAGGCGGTGGGGGATGAATACGTCGTCAGCACAAACAATGATCAAGTGCCGCACTTGCGCATCAGCAATGCGTATAAAGATTTGATGGCGCAACCGGAGAGCGGAGCGGAAGTGCGCGAATATATCCGCGAGAAGATCCGGGCGGGCAAATTCCTCATCAAGAGTTTGCATCAACGGCAGCAGACAATTCTGAACATCGCGAACGAGATCGTGAAACGGCAACGGGAGTTTTTAGACAAGGGTATCGCCTTCTTGAAACCGATGACGATGGTGCAGGTGGCGGAAGCCGTGGGTGTCCATGAAACGACGGTGAGCCGGGCGGTGTCTGGCAAATATATCGAGACGCCGCAAGGGGTGTTCGAGATGAAGTATTTCTTCACGTCCGGCATCATGACGGCCGATGGCGTGGGCATGTCGAACACGAGCGTGAAGGACATGATCGCGGATATGGTGAAGGATGAGCCGGGCAATGCGCCTTACTCGGACGACCAGATCGTGAAGATGTTGAAGGAAAAGAATGTGGTCATCGCCCGACGGACGGTGGCGAAGTATCGGGCGGAGCTGAATATTTTGCCGTCGAATCTGCGGCGGAAGTATTGAGGGGTGGTTTAGCCACGGATTTACACAGATGGAACACAGAGCGGGCAGATTTTGGCTTCATTTTCCCTTTGAAAAGGTAGGGGGTTCACGTCAGTATCCGCGCTCCTGATATTGGTGGATTTCACCGTATATCGGTTTTGGCATAGACATGAAACGTACGCATCATTGCAATGAGCTCCGGGCGGAACACGCCGGACGGGAAGTGATTTTGGCGGGTTGGGTCCATTCCCGCCGCGATCTGGGCGGTGTCCTTTTCATCGATCTGCGCGACCGTGAGGGCCGCACGCAGACGGTGCTGGACCCTTCCGATTTGCCGAAGGACGTTTTCGAGAACGCGACGAAGCTGCACAGCGAATCGGTCATCGAAATCAAGGGCAAGGTGCGGGTGCGTCCGGCGAATACTGAGAATTCCAAGATCGCGACGGGTGCGGTGGAAGTGCTCGTGAAGGAACTCACGGTGCTGAACTATGCGGAAGTGCTGCCGTTCCCGGTGGACGACCCGGAAGTGGCGAGCAAGGTGAACGAGGAATTGCGCCTGAAGTATCGCTATCTGGACCTGCGTCGCCCGGAGATGACGCGCAATCTGC
This DNA window, taken from Verrucomicrobiia bacterium, encodes the following:
- the rpoN gene encoding RNA polymerase factor sigma-54, with protein sequence MALSQVLAPQLQQSLALLQAPTLELRALVEQELEQNPMLEEVAEMDTDAKESRLREEDGTVASADPCEPPEDTKVDPTREGDGPDPADTFREEFEKLVQQDQEWRDHYSQTNSPNRHSAEDEEKREFLLNSIVANTSLQEHLMDQLRMSECSKDLRPIAELVIGNIDDRGYLPERKDDPRRFEDGRKYDALDDLAFSTGIPRAKIEQAFKLIQSFDPAGVGARDLRECLMLQLERDHRQNSDEYEIIKDYMEALSKRRIPEIARGLGISNEEAQDAVNNIALLEPNPGRSFQTDNHQYIVPEVFVQAVGDEYVVSTNNDQVPHLRISNAYKDLMAQPESGAEVREYIREKIRAGKFLIKSLHQRQQTILNIANEIVKRQREFLDKGIAFLKPMTMVQVAEAVGVHETTVSRAVSGKYIETPQGVFEMKYFFTSGIMTADGVGMSNTSVKDMIADMVKDEPGNAPYSDDQIVKMLKEKNVVIARRTVAKYRAELNILPSNLRRKY